A single region of the Nitrospirota bacterium genome encodes:
- a CDS encoding ABC transporter ATP-binding protein, which yields MLSVKKINVAYGSAKVLHDVSLDLGQGEMVFIAGRNGAGKTTLLKSIAGFMRPSSGSIVFDGRELVGLPPERISLAGIRYVFQDKRVFSHLSVRENLELAAYPVGEDMTDAIAKVVRIYPKIEQFLDARAGGLSGGQRQILLIGRALIGSPRLLLIDEPTEGLAAGTINDILKVLTMMKGQVSMIIVEQNLSVVGMLADRVYIMQEGKIVREVGDPAEIRDKGRLEQYL from the coding sequence ATGCTCAGTGTGAAGAAGATCAACGTCGCTTACGGCAGCGCGAAGGTGCTCCACGACGTTTCCCTCGACCTCGGGCAGGGCGAGATGGTCTTCATCGCCGGCCGCAACGGCGCGGGCAAGACCACCCTGCTGAAGTCCATCGCCGGGTTCATGCGGCCGTCGAGCGGGTCGATCGTGTTCGATGGCAGAGAGCTTGTCGGCCTCCCCCCCGAGAGAATATCCCTTGCCGGGATCCGCTATGTGTTCCAGGACAAGCGGGTATTCTCTCACCTCTCCGTACGCGAAAACCTCGAGCTTGCGGCGTATCCCGTGGGAGAGGACATGACAGATGCCATCGCCAAAGTCGTCCGCATCTACCCGAAGATCGAGCAGTTCCTCGACGCCCGTGCCGGAGGCCTGAGCGGCGGGCAGCGCCAGATCCTCCTGATCGGCAGGGCGCTCATCGGCTCCCCCCGGCTCCTCCTTATCGATGAGCCGACCGAGGGCCTGGCTGCGGGGACGATCAACGATATCCTGAAGGTGCTCACCATGATGAAGGGGCAGGTCTCGATGATCATCGTCGAGCAGAACCTCTCGGTGGTAGGCATGCTCGCCGACCGCGTCTATATCATGCAGGAGGGCAAGATCGTCAGGGAAGTAGGCGATCCGGCGGAGATCAGGGACAAGGGAAGACTGGAGCAGTATTTATAG
- a CDS encoding cysteine hydrolase, protein MARRKAACTTKIEAKKTAIVLIEPQYDFLKPGGSMYQFIAEQLKERKVIGNLVALVSKARKKIKKIVYVPFEAFEPGFPEIDRKGPGMCGLRGLEIDMPTGWKINGKPVSGAWVAGTPGPEIIPELTPQKGDLIIRGKKTLDAFWSTSLDYTLRTNMIEYVAIVGFHTNWCVESTARSAYDKGYRVIVIGDCTGTDTRTEQEYAEKFIFPKIGLVMNHQEFLKSLV, encoded by the coding sequence ATGGCAAGACGGAAAGCAGCATGCACAACGAAGATCGAGGCAAAGAAGACCGCCATCGTTCTGATCGAGCCGCAGTACGACTTTCTCAAACCCGGCGGCTCGATGTACCAGTTCATCGCGGAGCAGCTGAAGGAGCGCAAGGTCATCGGCAACCTGGTGGCGCTCGTGAGCAAGGCGCGGAAGAAGATAAAGAAGATCGTCTACGTGCCGTTCGAGGCCTTCGAGCCGGGCTTCCCCGAGATAGACCGGAAAGGGCCCGGCATGTGCGGGCTGCGCGGCCTCGAGATCGATATGCCGACGGGATGGAAGATCAACGGCAAGCCGGTGAGCGGCGCCTGGGTCGCCGGAACGCCCGGCCCCGAGATCATTCCCGAGCTGACCCCGCAGAAGGGCGACCTGATCATCCGCGGCAAGAAGACCCTCGACGCCTTCTGGTCCACCTCGCTGGACTACACCCTGCGCACGAACATGATCGAGTATGTCGCGATCGTGGGCTTCCATACCAACTGGTGCGTGGAGTCGACGGCGCGCTCGGCGTACGACAAGGGCTATCGCGTCATCGTCATCGGCGACTGCACCGGCACCGACACGCGGACGGAACAGGAGTATGCCGAGAAATTCATCTTCCCGAAGATAGGGCTCGTGATGAACCACCAGGAGTTCCTGAAGAGCCTGGTGTAG